Proteins encoded in a region of the Frondihabitans sp. 762G35 genome:
- the modA gene encoding molybdate ABC transporter substrate-binding protein has product MRSPFRTAALLTLGLVATVALAGCSGGAAAPAPASSSGAASATLSGSIIVYGAASLTSAFTELAADFEKANPGVTVKTTFNGSSVLVTQLEAGAPADVFASADTKNMTKLQQAGLVAGSPVDFATNTLEIAVPVGNPKRIASFRDLAKSGVKTVVCAAAVPCGAAALKVEKATGVALRPVSEETAVTGVLSKVATGQADAGLVYVTDVKGAAGKVDGVPFADSSEAVNTYPIATLKGAPNTAVARAFVAFVTGASGQKVLAGKGFGAP; this is encoded by the coding sequence ATGAGGTCCCCGTTCCGCACCGCCGCACTCCTGACCCTCGGTCTCGTCGCCACCGTCGCACTCGCCGGCTGCTCCGGCGGGGCCGCAGCGCCCGCTCCGGCGTCGTCCTCGGGCGCTGCGTCCGCGACGCTCTCCGGGTCGATCATCGTCTACGGCGCGGCCTCGCTCACGTCGGCGTTCACCGAACTCGCCGCCGACTTCGAGAAGGCGAACCCCGGCGTCACCGTGAAGACCACCTTCAACGGGTCGTCCGTCCTCGTGACGCAGCTCGAGGCGGGAGCCCCGGCCGATGTCTTCGCGTCCGCGGACACGAAGAACATGACGAAGCTCCAGCAGGCCGGCCTCGTCGCGGGGTCGCCGGTCGACTTCGCGACCAACACGCTGGAGATCGCCGTCCCGGTCGGCAACCCGAAGAGGATCGCGTCGTTCCGGGACCTCGCGAAGTCCGGCGTGAAGACCGTCGTCTGCGCCGCAGCCGTCCCGTGCGGCGCCGCCGCGCTGAAGGTGGAGAAGGCGACCGGGGTCGCTCTCCGGCCGGTCAGCGAGGAGACCGCCGTGACCGGCGTGCTCAGCAAGGTCGCCACCGGCCAGGCCGACGCCGGGCTCGTCTACGTCACCGATGTGAAGGGCGCGGCCGGTAAGGTCGACGGCGTGCCCTTCGCCGACAGCTCCGAGGCCGTCAACACGTATCCCATCGCGACGCTGAAGGGCGCCCCGAACACCGCTGTCGCGCGGGCGTTCGTCGCCTTCGTCACGGGCGCGTCCGGGCAGAAGGTGCTCGCCGGCAAGGGCTTCGGCGCACCGTGA
- a CDS encoding DUF4383 domain-containing protein, with translation MSSTHAETPSRAAEETRPRRYGWGLGPAQGAAVVAGISFLLLGIGGFVPGVTKDLGGLAFAGPGSNALLLGVFQTSVLMNVVFILLGLAGLGAAGKSLPSTLYLFGAGSALFTLWLYGAASGNIDNFWNFLPTNSADEGLRFSLGLLLYLAGAATSQLAMKGTRYDEG, from the coding sequence ATGAGCAGCACCCACGCAGAGACACCGTCCAGAGCCGCTGAGGAGACCCGTCCCCGTCGCTACGGCTGGGGGCTCGGCCCCGCGCAGGGAGCCGCCGTCGTCGCGGGCATCTCGTTCCTCCTCCTCGGGATCGGCGGCTTCGTCCCCGGCGTCACGAAAGACCTCGGCGGCCTCGCCTTCGCCGGCCCCGGATCGAACGCCCTCCTGCTCGGCGTGTTCCAGACCTCGGTGCTGATGAACGTCGTCTTCATCCTGCTCGGGCTCGCCGGCCTGGGAGCCGCGGGCAAGAGCCTCCCGTCCACGCTCTACCTCTTCGGCGCGGGCTCGGCCCTCTTCACCCTGTGGCTGTACGGCGCCGCGTCGGGCAACATCGACAACTTCTGGAACTTCCTGCCGACGAACAGCGCCGACGAGGGGCTCCGCTTCTCGCTCGGGCTCCTGCTCTACCTGGCCGGTGCAGCGACGAGCCAGCTGGCCATGAAGGGCACGCGCTACGACGAGGGCTGA
- a CDS encoding class I SAM-dependent methyltransferase, with the protein MSHGHGDGDGDGHSGHGRSDSARPGHGPAADHDTGLAELLDLDAALGAPVLDAALDAAAEALGRPPLAVADLGAGTGTGTFAVARRFPDAVVHSLDASPRMLELLAAGAAERGLGDRVTPRLVDLDGDWPAVLPGGIDLAWAALSLHHVTDPAEVLRQALGVLRPGGVLVVIEMTRSTVFSPADLGTGIDGLGERLVAALAGEGYPVTGEWSEALEAAGFARVDRRETSFTASSETDAGARYLELQLTRNRDVVADVLPRADLDGLDATIAALAAGDASLVLAAGRAVWVAVR; encoded by the coding sequence GTGAGCCACGGCCACGGCGACGGTGACGGTGACGGCCACTCCGGCCACGGCCGTTCCGACAGCGCCCGCCCGGGACACGGTCCCGCCGCCGACCACGACACGGGGCTCGCGGAGCTCCTCGACCTCGATGCCGCACTGGGGGCGCCCGTCCTCGACGCGGCGCTCGACGCCGCCGCCGAGGCGCTGGGGCGACCGCCGCTGGCAGTGGCCGACCTGGGGGCCGGCACCGGCACCGGCACGTTCGCCGTCGCCCGACGCTTCCCCGACGCCGTCGTCCACAGCCTCGACGCCTCTCCCCGCATGCTCGAACTCCTCGCGGCAGGAGCGGCGGAGCGGGGTCTCGGAGACCGCGTCACGCCCCGCCTCGTCGACCTCGACGGCGACTGGCCCGCAGTCCTGCCCGGTGGCATCGACCTCGCCTGGGCGGCGCTCTCGCTGCACCACGTCACCGATCCCGCCGAGGTCCTCCGTCAGGCTCTCGGAGTCCTGAGGCCGGGCGGAGTGCTGGTCGTGATCGAGATGACCCGCTCGACGGTCTTCTCGCCCGCCGACCTGGGAACCGGGATCGACGGTCTCGGAGAGCGCCTCGTGGCGGCGCTCGCCGGCGAGGGATACCCCGTCACGGGCGAGTGGTCGGAGGCTCTCGAGGCGGCCGGTTTCGCCCGGGTCGACCGGCGCGAGACGTCGTTCACCGCGTCGTCGGAGACCGACGCGGGCGCCCGCTACCTCGAACTCCAGCTGACCCGGAACCGCGACGTCGTCGCGGACGTGCTCCCGCGGGCCGATCTCGACGGCCTCGACGCGACCATCGCCGCGCTCGCGGCGGGGGACGCCTCGCTCGTCCTCGCCGCGGGGCGGGCCGTCTGGGTGGCGGTCCGATGA
- a CDS encoding response regulator transcription factor: MTSSTTRTRPLLVTLVDDYDVVLMGLAHLFDEYRDRILISEIDANATLDDEIDIVLYDSFAQPESDQQELAGLVANPRARKVVVYTWNFHPDLVAGALGQGVHGYLSKTLSARELVEALEAVHAGEKVVSEPSPRASRSPSLDWPGKAEGITDRESEILALITQGKSNAEVATLTYLSPNTVKSYIRSVYRKIGAASRTQAVLWGVAHGFTPDHHRIDHWLGGP, encoded by the coding sequence ATGACCTCCTCGACGACCCGCACGCGCCCCCTCCTCGTGACGCTCGTCGACGACTACGACGTCGTTCTGATGGGGCTCGCGCACCTCTTCGACGAGTACCGCGACCGCATCCTCATCTCGGAGATCGACGCCAACGCGACCCTCGACGACGAGATCGACATCGTCCTCTACGACTCCTTCGCCCAGCCGGAATCCGACCAGCAGGAGCTCGCAGGCCTCGTGGCGAACCCGCGGGCCCGGAAGGTCGTCGTCTACACCTGGAACTTCCACCCCGACCTCGTCGCGGGCGCCCTCGGGCAGGGCGTGCACGGCTACCTCTCGAAGACGCTGTCCGCGCGCGAACTGGTCGAGGCGCTCGAGGCGGTGCACGCCGGCGAGAAGGTCGTGAGCGAGCCGTCGCCCCGGGCGTCGCGCTCGCCGAGCCTGGACTGGCCGGGCAAGGCCGAGGGGATCACCGACCGCGAGTCGGAGATCCTGGCGCTGATCACGCAGGGGAAGAGCAACGCCGAGGTCGCGACCCTGACCTACCTCAGCCCGAACACGGTGAAGTCGTACATCCGTTCCGTGTACCGCAAGATCGGGGCCGCGAGCCGAACGCAGGCGGTCCTCTGGGGCGTCGCTCACGGCTTCACGCCCGATCACCACCGGATCGACCACTGGCTGGGCGGGCCGTAG
- a CDS encoding GlsB/YeaQ/YmgE family stress response membrane protein, producing the protein MLGFIIGLIIVGLIAGAVARLVIPGRQNISIPMTILLGIIGSFVGGFLGFLIFHTDPASGFLQPAGIIGSIIGAIIVLFLWTRFAGRSARS; encoded by the coding sequence ATGCTCGGATTCATCATCGGCCTCATCATCGTCGGCCTCATCGCCGGCGCCGTCGCGCGCCTCGTCATCCCCGGCCGCCAGAACATCTCCATCCCCATGACGATCCTCCTCGGGATCATCGGCTCGTTCGTCGGCGGCTTCCTCGGCTTCCTCATCTTCCACACCGACCCCGCGAGCGGCTTCCTCCAGCCGGCCGGCATCATCGGCTCCATCATCGGCGCGATCATCGTCCTCTTCCTCTGGACCCGCTTCGCCGGCCGCAGCGCCCGCAGCTGA
- a CDS encoding sulfate/molybdate ABC transporter ATP-binding protein: MTVEFDARVAARGLDVAFRIAPGETVALVGPNGAGKSTLLALLAGLLRPDEGRATLDGTTLFDVGPGRRAFAAPHTREVALLAQDALLFPHLTALDNVAFGPRSAGRSRAEARRTAERWLAEVEAADLGGRRPAALSGGQSQRVAVARALAAEPRLLLLDEPMAALDVAAAPALRRMLRRVLADRTAVIVTHEALDALLLADRVLVVEGGRVVEEGPTREVFARPRTAFTAGLAGLILLTGTATERGFVTDDGARISTLGVGSHPVGTRLGAVVRPADVSIGETGATVLEQVVLDLEPRGDIVRVRGPIVSADVSPERAADLDLEPGDRAAFAFDPLGAYPL, from the coding sequence GTGACCGTCGAGTTCGACGCCCGGGTCGCGGCGCGGGGTCTCGACGTCGCATTCCGTATCGCCCCGGGGGAGACCGTGGCGCTCGTCGGACCGAACGGCGCCGGCAAGTCGACGCTCCTCGCCCTGCTCGCCGGCCTCCTCCGCCCCGACGAGGGCCGCGCCACCCTCGACGGCACCACGCTCTTCGACGTCGGCCCCGGGCGTCGGGCGTTCGCGGCCCCGCACACGCGGGAGGTCGCGCTCCTCGCCCAGGACGCCCTGCTCTTCCCGCACCTCACCGCCCTCGACAACGTCGCCTTCGGTCCGCGGAGCGCCGGCAGGAGCCGCGCCGAGGCGCGTCGCACCGCCGAGCGCTGGCTGGCCGAGGTCGAGGCGGCCGACCTCGGGGGCCGGCGGCCGGCCGCTCTCTCCGGGGGGCAGTCGCAGCGGGTGGCGGTGGCCCGGGCGCTGGCGGCGGAGCCGCGGCTCCTGCTGCTCGACGAGCCGATGGCGGCGCTCGACGTCGCCGCGGCACCGGCTCTCCGCAGGATGCTCCGCCGCGTGCTCGCGGACCGCACCGCCGTGATCGTCACCCACGAAGCCCTCGACGCGCTGCTGCTCGCGGATCGCGTGCTCGTCGTCGAGGGCGGCCGCGTCGTCGAGGAGGGGCCGACCCGGGAGGTGTTCGCGAGGCCGCGGACGGCCTTCACGGCGGGGCTGGCGGGGCTGATCCTGCTGACCGGCACGGCGACGGAGCGCGGATTCGTGACCGACGACGGCGCCCGGATCAGCACCCTCGGGGTCGGGTCGCACCCGGTCGGGACCCGCCTCGGAGCGGTCGTGAGACCCGCGGACGTGTCGATCGGCGAGACCGGTGCCACCGTGCTGGAGCAGGTCGTGCTCGACCTGGAGCCGCGCGGCGACATCGTGCGCGTGCGGGGGCCGATCGTGTCGGCGGACGTGTCACCCGAGCGGGCGGCCGATCTCGACCTGGAGCCCGGCGACCGGGCCGCCTTCGCGTTCGACCCGCTCGGGGCCTACCCGCTCTGA
- a CDS encoding YdeI/OmpD-associated family protein, with amino-acid sequence MPTFRTVIEQARQNATGIPVPPEAIDALDAGKRPAVIVTIGQYSYRSTVGVMGGRFLIPLSAEHRSASGLSAGDEVDVHLERDTEAREAVEPAEFTAALEAEPSLRRSFDALSSSRRRALVDPLAQAKTAETRQRRLDKALEQLRGSAPVADGS; translated from the coding sequence ATGCCGACCTTCCGCACCGTCATCGAACAGGCCCGACAGAACGCCACGGGCATCCCGGTTCCGCCGGAGGCGATCGACGCCCTCGACGCAGGGAAGCGACCGGCCGTCATCGTCACGATCGGTCAGTATTCCTATCGGAGCACCGTCGGCGTCATGGGCGGACGGTTCCTGATCCCCCTCTCCGCCGAGCACCGATCGGCATCGGGTCTGAGCGCGGGCGACGAGGTCGACGTCCACCTGGAACGCGACACCGAGGCGCGCGAGGCGGTCGAGCCGGCGGAGTTCACCGCCGCCCTGGAGGCCGAGCCGTCGCTCCGACGGTCGTTCGACGCGCTGTCGTCGAGCCGGCGTCGCGCCCTCGTCGATCCCCTCGCGCAGGCGAAGACGGCGGAGACCCGGCAGAGGCGCCTCGACAAGGCGCTCGAACAGCTCCGCGGCTCCGCCCCGGTCGCCGACGGGTCGTAG
- a CDS encoding TetR/AcrR family transcriptional regulator has translation MTDVAATTDPAPTPPQLAANRDRRLHLADAAIAVLRRRAFHEVDLDVVAHEAGVSGEEIRLLFPTWHDLLVATIDVWNGRRMRPLFPIAQRFGAVAFLRSIVQANIEDPSLMRVLSATVNIAATPGHPMAPYLQDQWHHFHAFVIRQLAVDVTAGREPDTMLPARGAEQLIALYEGLQLQSMVRPTMDLLDAYERGVTRLRDGWSRAYAPAVWDLDVA, from the coding sequence ATGACTGATGTGGCAGCCACGACCGACCCCGCTCCGACCCCGCCCCAGCTCGCTGCCAACCGCGACCGCCGCCTCCACCTCGCCGACGCGGCCATCGCCGTCCTCCGACGGCGGGCCTTCCACGAGGTCGACCTCGACGTCGTGGCGCACGAGGCCGGTGTCTCCGGCGAGGAGATCCGTCTCCTCTTCCCCACCTGGCACGATCTGCTGGTGGCGACGATCGACGTGTGGAACGGCCGGCGCATGCGACCGCTGTTCCCGATCGCCCAGCGCTTCGGGGCGGTGGCGTTCCTGCGGAGCATCGTGCAGGCCAACATCGAGGATCCGTCGCTCATGCGCGTGCTCTCGGCCACGGTGAACATCGCCGCGACGCCCGGGCACCCGATGGCCCCCTACCTGCAGGATCAGTGGCACCACTTCCACGCGTTCGTCATCCGGCAGCTCGCCGTCGACGTCACGGCGGGCCGAGAACCCGACACGATGCTGCCGGCGCGCGGAGCGGAACAGCTGATCGCGCTCTACGAGGGCCTCCAGCTCCAGTCGATGGTGCGGCCCACGATGGACCTCCTCGACGCGTACGAGCGGGGGGTCACACGGCTGCGCGACGGTTGGTCCCGGGCCTACGCCCCCGCCGTGTGGGATCTCGACGTCGCCTGA
- the nadE gene encoding ammonia-dependent NAD(+) synthetase — protein MRDLQSRIIAELDVRPVIDPAEEVERRVSFLVDYLEATGAAGLVLGISGGQDSSLAGRLCQLAVERLAASGRAARFIAVRLPYAVQADEEDAQLALSFIRPAETVVFDIKRSVDGFQAEYQDATGTPISDFTKGNVKARSRMVAQFALAGQNGLLVVGTDHAAEAVTGFFTKFGDGAADVIPLTGLSKRQGKRLLQHLKAPERLYLKDPTADLLDENPGQTDEANLGLTYADIDAYLEGEDVADDVAEALEARFLATRHKRATPVTPSDTWWR, from the coding sequence ATGCGCGATCTGCAGTCCCGAATCATCGCCGAACTCGACGTCCGGCCCGTCATCGATCCGGCGGAGGAGGTCGAGCGGCGCGTGTCGTTCCTCGTCGACTACCTCGAGGCGACCGGAGCGGCGGGGCTCGTCCTCGGCATCAGCGGCGGGCAGGACAGCTCGCTCGCCGGGCGCCTCTGCCAGCTCGCGGTCGAGAGGCTCGCCGCCTCCGGCCGCGCCGCCCGCTTCATCGCCGTCCGGTTGCCGTACGCCGTGCAGGCCGACGAGGAGGACGCCCAGCTGGCGCTCTCCTTCATCCGGCCCGCCGAGACGGTCGTCTTCGACATCAAGCGCTCCGTGGACGGCTTCCAGGCCGAGTACCAGGACGCCACCGGGACCCCGATCTCCGACTTCACCAAGGGCAACGTCAAGGCCCGGAGCCGCATGGTCGCCCAGTTCGCCCTCGCCGGGCAGAACGGCCTGCTCGTGGTCGGCACCGACCACGCCGCCGAGGCCGTGACCGGGTTCTTCACGAAGTTCGGCGACGGGGCGGCCGACGTCATCCCGCTCACGGGGCTGTCGAAGCGGCAGGGGAAGCGCCTCCTGCAGCACCTTAAGGCGCCCGAGCGCCTCTACCTCAAGGACCCCACGGCAGATCTCCTCGACGAGAACCCCGGGCAGACCGACGAGGCCAACCTCGGGCTCACGTACGCCGACATCGACGCCTATCTGGAGGGTGAGGACGTCGCCGACGACGTGGCCGAAGCCCTCGAAGCGCGCTTCCTCGCAACGCGTCACAAGCGCGCCACCCCGGTCACGCCCTCCGACACCTGGTGGCGCTGA
- a CDS encoding gamma-glutamyltransferase family protein yields MPFTPPSPDRTRPVLRGRFGMAASTHWLATGTAQSVLERGGNAFDASVAAAFVLHVVEPHLNGPGGDLSLIFATADDSTPRVVSGQGATPRGATPEHFRAEGLDLVPGAGALAATVPGAVPSWLMLLEERGTWELDDVLAYAISAARDGVPLLPSAARTIATVRELFQEHWPTSSRRWLPDGELPEADSIVVNEAYASTLERLLRDGREAAGSAGSRESRIRGAVEAWRSGFVARAIDEAMESTHRHSTGSDHAGVLRGSDLRDWEPAIEDAVTATFRGVTIAKTGAWGQGPVLLQALAILDTFDDVHLDPSTELGVHTITEALKLALADRDAYYGDPAPDEDEVPLGILLSAPYARERAALIGERASTEFRPGVVPGRTPYVPPLAVDRDVAPAAGTGEPTVRVTGETRGDTCHLDVVDRFGNIVAATPSGGWLQSSPTIESLGFCLGTRLQMSWLDETSPSRLRPGRRPRTTLSPTLLLRDGAPVAALGTPGGDQQDQWQLLYLLRTLVGGYDPQQAIDAPAFHTTHLAGSFWPRLWEPAGLVVEDRLGDDVVSGLEQRGHVITRAGDWSLGRLSMVGVDRSTGFLEAAANPRGSQGYAAGR; encoded by the coding sequence ATGCCTTTCACGCCTCCCAGCCCCGACCGCACCCGCCCCGTCCTCCGCGGACGCTTCGGAATGGCGGCCTCGACGCACTGGCTCGCGACCGGCACGGCGCAGTCCGTCCTGGAGCGCGGCGGGAACGCGTTCGACGCCTCCGTGGCGGCCGCGTTCGTCCTCCACGTCGTCGAGCCCCACCTCAACGGTCCTGGCGGTGACCTCTCCCTGATCTTCGCGACGGCGGACGACTCGACGCCGCGCGTCGTCTCCGGCCAGGGCGCGACGCCGCGGGGCGCCACGCCGGAGCACTTCCGCGCCGAGGGGCTCGACCTCGTGCCCGGCGCCGGAGCCCTCGCGGCGACGGTTCCGGGGGCCGTGCCGTCGTGGCTGATGCTGCTCGAGGAGCGCGGCACCTGGGAGCTCGACGACGTGCTCGCCTACGCGATCTCGGCCGCCCGGGACGGCGTGCCGCTGCTGCCGTCCGCGGCGCGGACCATCGCGACCGTGCGCGAGCTGTTCCAGGAGCACTGGCCGACCTCGTCGCGCCGCTGGCTCCCCGACGGCGAGCTGCCCGAGGCCGACTCGATCGTGGTCAACGAGGCCTACGCGTCGACCCTGGAGCGGCTCCTGCGCGACGGTCGCGAGGCGGCGGGCAGCGCAGGATCGAGGGAGTCGCGCATCCGTGGAGCCGTCGAGGCGTGGCGCTCGGGTTTCGTCGCTCGGGCCATCGACGAGGCGATGGAGTCGACGCACCGCCACTCCACCGGGTCGGACCACGCCGGGGTCCTCCGCGGAAGCGACCTGCGCGACTGGGAGCCGGCGATCGAGGACGCGGTGACCGCGACGTTCCGCGGCGTGACGATCGCCAAGACGGGTGCGTGGGGGCAGGGGCCGGTGCTCCTGCAGGCCCTGGCGATCCTCGACACCTTCGACGACGTCCACCTCGACCCGTCGACCGAGCTCGGGGTCCACACCATCACGGAGGCGCTGAAGCTCGCGCTGGCCGACCGGGACGCGTACTACGGCGACCCGGCACCCGACGAGGACGAGGTCCCGCTGGGCATCCTGCTCTCCGCCCCCTACGCCCGGGAGCGGGCCGCGCTGATCGGCGAGCGCGCCTCGACGGAGTTCCGGCCGGGCGTCGTGCCCGGGCGGACCCCGTACGTGCCGCCGCTCGCCGTCGACCGCGACGTCGCTCCGGCCGCGGGAACCGGCGAGCCGACGGTGCGCGTCACCGGCGAGACCCGGGGCGACACCTGTCACCTCGACGTCGTCGACCGGTTCGGCAACATCGTCGCCGCGACACCCTCCGGCGGCTGGCTGCAGTCGTCGCCGACGATCGAGTCGCTCGGGTTCTGCCTGGGCACGCGCCTGCAGATGTCGTGGCTCGACGAGACGTCGCCCTCGCGGCTCCGGCCCGGTCGACGGCCGCGGACGACGCTGAGCCCGACCCTGCTCCTCCGCGACGGCGCCCCCGTCGCCGCCCTCGGCACGCCGGGCGGCGACCAGCAGGACCAGTGGCAGCTGCTCTACCTGCTCCGCACGCTCGTCGGCGGGTACGACCCGCAGCAGGCGATCGACGCGCCGGCGTTCCACACGACGCACCTCGCCGGATCGTTCTGGCCGCGGCTCTGGGAGCCGGCGGGACTCGTCGTCGAGGACCGCCTCGGGGACGACGTCGTCTCAGGCCTCGAACAGCGCGGACACGTGATCACGCGCGCGGGCGACTGGTCGCTCGGCAGGCTGTCGATGGTCGGGGTCGACCGGTCGACGGGGTTCCTCGAGGCGGCGGCGAACCCCCGCGGCTCGCAGGGGTACGCGGCCGGGCGCTGA
- a CDS encoding PLD nuclease N-terminal domain-containing protein encodes MYLVVSVVSFMLLVVALVDIITRDESQVQHLPKIVWILLVVFLPLVGSVIWFVVGREHGSPIGRFGGAAPRRGNTMPLATTHVEYAAARARTTEQELADLDREIEFYEKQAQLKRLQAEVDGSKDAVE; translated from the coding sequence ATGTACCTCGTCGTGTCGGTCGTCTCCTTCATGCTGCTCGTCGTCGCGCTCGTCGACATCATCACGCGCGACGAGTCGCAGGTGCAGCATCTGCCGAAGATCGTCTGGATCCTGCTGGTGGTGTTCCTGCCCCTCGTCGGCAGCGTGATCTGGTTCGTCGTCGGGCGCGAGCACGGGTCGCCGATCGGCCGCTTCGGTGGCGCGGCGCCCCGCCGGGGCAACACGATGCCGCTGGCGACGACGCACGTGGAGTACGCCGCCGCCCGGGCCCGGACCACCGAGCAGGAGCTCGCCGACCTCGACCGTGAGATCGAGTTCTACGAGAAGCAGGCGCAGCTGAAGCGCCTCCAGGCCGAGGTCGACGGCTCGAAGGACGCCGTCGAGTGA
- a CDS encoding ABC transporter permease, producing the protein MTGNRGLGGVPRWVVGVALVGAAFILLPLVAVVARVDWAHLVPLISSDSSIAALLLSLRTSLASTALCVALGVPIALVLARASFPGQRILRSLVLLPLVLPPVVGGIALLYTFGRRGLLGSTMQFLGIDIAFSTTAVVLAQTFVAIPFLVLSVEGAVRTAGSRYEAVASTLGARPTTVLRRVTLPLLGPALVSGAILSFARALGEFGATLTFAGSLQGTTRTLPLEIYLQLETNPDAAVALALVLVAVAVFVVGLAYRSSSATRSTQ; encoded by the coding sequence GTGACCGGGAATCGCGGCCTCGGGGGCGTTCCTCGCTGGGTCGTGGGCGTCGCGCTCGTCGGAGCGGCCTTCATCCTGCTGCCCCTCGTGGCCGTCGTGGCGCGCGTCGACTGGGCGCACCTCGTTCCGCTGATCTCGTCCGACTCGTCGATCGCGGCTCTCCTCCTCAGTCTGCGCACCTCGCTCGCCTCGACCGCCCTCTGCGTCGCGCTGGGCGTGCCGATCGCGCTGGTGCTGGCGCGCGCCTCGTTCCCGGGGCAGCGCATCCTGCGGTCGCTCGTGCTCCTGCCGCTCGTGCTGCCGCCGGTCGTCGGGGGCATCGCCCTGCTCTACACCTTCGGGCGGCGCGGGCTGCTCGGGTCGACGATGCAGTTCCTCGGCATCGACATCGCCTTCTCGACGACGGCCGTGGTGCTGGCCCAGACGTTCGTCGCGATCCCGTTCCTCGTCCTGAGCGTGGAGGGCGCCGTGCGGACCGCGGGGTCGCGCTACGAGGCGGTCGCGTCGACGCTCGGGGCGCGTCCGACGACGGTCCTCCGCCGGGTCACGCTGCCGCTGCTCGGGCCGGCGCTCGTCTCCGGCGCCATCCTCTCGTTCGCGCGCGCCCTCGGCGAGTTCGGGGCCACGCTGACCTTCGCCGGCAGTCTGCAGGGGACCACGCGCACCCTGCCCCTCGAGATCTACCTCCAGCTCGAGACGAACCCCGACGCGGCCGTCGCCCTGGCTCTCGTGCTCGTCGCGGTGGCGGTGTTCGTCGTCGGGCTGGCGTACCGGTCGAGCTCGGCGACGAGGAGCACTCAGTGA
- a CDS encoding VOC family protein, whose translation MGLEWEQVIVHAQDPAALGTWWAEALGWVAVYSTADEFEIRQDPDRMPGIDFVRVEERRRTPSRLHLDFRPDDQDAEVTRLLALGARRADVGQGDVPWTVLADPEGNEFCVLQASPT comes from the coding sequence ATGGGGTTGGAGTGGGAACAGGTCATCGTCCACGCGCAGGATCCCGCGGCGCTCGGCACCTGGTGGGCCGAGGCTCTCGGCTGGGTCGCGGTGTACTCGACGGCCGACGAGTTCGAGATCCGACAGGATCCCGATCGGATGCCCGGGATCGATTTCGTCCGCGTCGAAGAGCGCCGGCGCACCCCGAGCAGGCTGCACCTGGACTTCCGTCCTGACGATCAGGACGCCGAGGTGACGCGACTGCTGGCTCTCGGTGCGCGCCGGGCCGACGTCGGTCAGGGCGATGTCCCGTGGACCGTCCTCGCCGACCCCGAGGGCAACGAGTTCTGCGTGCTCCAGGCAAGCCCGACCTGA
- a CDS encoding DUF1653 domain-containing protein: MSVDVPPGRYRHFKGGAYEVLLVARDTETEERVVVYRALYGERGTWVRSQADFTAEIHRDGYRGPRFVRE; this comes from the coding sequence ATGAGCGTCGACGTGCCGCCCGGCCGCTACCGCCACTTCAAGGGCGGCGCGTACGAGGTGCTCCTCGTCGCTCGTGACACCGAGACGGAGGAGCGGGTCGTCGTCTACCGCGCGCTGTACGGCGAGCGGGGGACCTGGGTGCGGTCGCAGGCCGATTTCACCGCCGAAATCCATCGCGACGGCTATCGCGGACCGCGTTTCGTCCGGGAGTAG